Proteins found in one Cardiocondyla obscurior isolate alpha-2009 unplaced genomic scaffold, Cobs3.1 scaffold20_0_355366, whole genome shotgun sequence genomic segment:
- the LOC139112673 gene encoding uncharacterized protein: MMLTLSPSAGSSRTPESLRSQLPRLQFPTFSGRFEDWPNIKDLFQSIVGTDNSLQEIQKFHYLRSSLKGEAEQLTRNIPTTAGNYERVWTMLQEHYKNKRLLVRSVLTTFSNLPKMKGESASELRKIFNGMLQTVAALEGVQRPVAENDLFVHQIIELFDSHTRKEWESVIGNTTNPPCYEELRPNTCFLCYGQHYILACPEFQKKGPSARKEFAIEHRLCFNCFGNHRINLCPSTRSCSYCKESHHSTIHEACSSGSMRTRINASAAEHRAAEHRAAEHRVAGSRNINTGTAPPKYSEAAEKPAETSTKGAVALHLRNLVERKRVLLATARVFVTDNFGKKQVVRALIDPGSEVSLVSESLMQKLKLPQFLDSTPIFGIGGAINTHARGRVIFKIESGTKTPFSLQITALIWSRLTALGISLENVHRGMAAFKRIRASRPRF; this comes from the exons ATGATGTTAACATTGTCGCCCTCAGCAGGGTCTTCAAGAACACCGGAATCTCTTCGAAGCCAATTACCAAGGTTGCAATTTCCTACCTTTTCGGGACGCTTCGAGGATTGGCCGAATATTAAAGATCTTTTCCAGTCAATAGTGGGAACTGATAACTCATTGcaagaaatacaaaaatttcaCTACTTAAGAAGCAGTCTTAAGGGGGAAGCGGAACAATTAACAAGAAACATCCCAACAACTGCAGGGAATTACGAACGTGTGTGGACCATGCTTCAGGAACACTACAAAAATAAGCGTTTGCTCGTGCGCTCCGTGCTTACCACTTTTTCAAATTTGCCGAAAATGAAAGGAGAAAGTGCATCTGAATTGCGAAAAATCTTTAATGGAATGCTGCAAACCGTTGCTGCATTAGAGGGAGTCCAGAGGCCCGTAGCAGAGAACGATTTATTTGTGCATCAAATAATTGAACTTTTCGATTCTCATACACGTAAAGAGTGGGAGTCGGTTATTGGAAATACCACAAATCCTCCATGCTATGAAGAACTGAGA CCGAACACGTGTTTTTTGTGCTACGGACAACATTATATTCTGGCCTGCCCGGAATTTCAAAAAAAGGGGCCTAGTGCGCGTAAAGAATTCGCAATTGAGCATCGCTTGTGTTTCAACTGCTTCGGAAACCATCGAATCAATTTGTGTCCTTCTACCAGAAGCTGCTCCTATTGTAAAGAAAGCCATCATTCAACAATCCATGAGGCCTGTTCATCCGGAAGTATGCGAACCAGAATCAATGCTTCCGCAGCAGAGCACCGAGCCGCAGAGCACCGAGCCGCAGAGCATCGTGTCGCAGG CAGCAGGAACATCAACACCGGGACGGCGCCGCCGAAATACTCGGAAGCAGCCGAAAAACCAGCCGAAACCAGCACCAAAGGAGCAGTGGCTCTCCACTTGCGTAATCTCGTAGAGCGAAAACGAGTTTTGCTTGCGACTGCCAGGGTCTTCGTTACAGATAACTTTGGCAAAAAACAAGTCGTGCGTGCGCTAATTGATCCGGGTTCAGAGGTCTCGCTTGTTTCTGAATCTCTAATGCAAAAGTTAAAGCTTCCGCAGTTTTTAGATTCCACGCCTATTTTCGGAATTGGTGGAGCAATAAATACACATGCTCGTGGTCgggtaatatttaaaatagaatccGGAACAAAAACTCCGTTTTCACTACAAATCACAGCATTAATTTGGTCTCGACTTACCGCCTTAGgaattagtttagaaaatgtgCATAGAGGAATGGCAGCATTTAAGCGGATTAGAGCTAGCAGACCCAGATTTTAG
- the LOC139112672 gene encoding uncharacterized protein yields MAQNISLNQVLLTGKKLLPELPAIITNWRRHRFALVADIEKMYRQILVADADKNMQRIVWRNDPAENINDFQLNTLTYGLACSPFVALRVMQQLAEDEKEKFSIGASVLRSETYMDDILTGASSVPEIRALIKDLVAICMAGGFPLKKWAASSKLIEDIIPKTKHQNQPVVWQSVEGHSILGMRWNPRTDIIEIHGFSDASKRAIAAVVYLRVIWTSPDEYDDFHFSKISLLQSKTKVAPLKTVSLPRLELNAAALLVRLVNKIKLAASFKINRVYLWSDSTVTLAWIRGHSSRWSTYVANKVTEIQETLPDAQWKHVSGDENPADCASRGISPSELAGNPLWWTGPAWLSPYDELDARLFHQEIPRTHEKERPARVHIVESKNQENEMLLRFSSLT; encoded by the exons ATGGCTcaaaatataagtttaaatCAAGTCTTGCTAACGGGTAAAAAATTGCTGCCAGAATTGCCTGCTATAATAACTAATTGGCGCCGACATCGATTCGCATTAGTAGCGGATatagaaaaaatgtatagacaAATATTAGTTGCCGACGctgataaaaatatgcaacGTATTGTCTGGCGTAATGACCCTGCTGAGAATATAAACGATTTTCAGTTAAACACTTTAACTTATGGGCTTGCTTGCTCACCATTTGTAGCCCTGCGAGTAATGCAACAACTCGCGGAggatgaaaaggaaaaattttctataGGCGCTTCCGTGTTGCGCTCGGAAACTTACATGGACGATATCCTTACCGGAGCAAGCTCTGTACCCGAAATACGCGCTTTGATAAAAGATTTAGTTGCGATTTGCATGGCGGGCggttttcctttaaaaaagTGGGCTGCGAGCTCAAAATTAATAGAAGACATAATTCCCAAAACAAAGCATCAAAATCAGCCTGTCGTTTGGCAATCCGTTGAGGGACATTCGATTTTAGGAATGCGATGGAATCCTAGAACGGATAT TATAGAAATCCACGGATTTTCAGATGCATCCAAGAGAGCCATTGCTGCGGTTGTCTATTTACGAGTAATATGGACTAGTCCGGACGAATATGatgattttcatttttccaaaatttcgCTTTTGCAATCAAAAACTAAAGTTGCTCCTTTAAAAACTGTTTCCTTACCGCGATTAGAATTAAATGCCGCCGCTCTATTAGTACGtctagtaaataaaataaaacttgctGCGAGTTTCAAGATTAATAGAGTTTATTTATGGTCCGATTCTACGGTTACTTTAGCTTGGATACGAGGACATTCTTCGCGCTGGTCAACATATGTAGCTAATAAAGTAACTGAAATACAAGAAACATTGCCTGATGCTCAATGGAAACACGTGTCCGGTGACGAAAACCCAGCCGATTGTGCGTCGCGAGGAATTTCTCCGTCAGAGCTAGCAGGCAACCCGCTGTGGTGGACCGGGCCGGCTTGGTTATCACCATACGATGAATTAGATGCGAGATTATTTCATCAAGAAATTCCTCGAACACATGAGAAAGAACGACCTGCTAGGGTACATATAGTTGAAAGCAAAAATCAGGAAAACGAAATGCTATTGCGATTTTCTTCTCTAACATAA
- the LOC139112674 gene encoding uncharacterized protein: MTTANSRVELQKSLFSLIQNATSFDESEEACTNRPFLQTRLEILEQNWRSFNDNHEAICLSLSGNLVDQQYIREKYFERAQAFYAYARSQLMSQLESVETPSIATDSVLSEKGATASKFPRSALPKIKIPPFSGDYKMWRAFRDLFTSLIINNPELSLVEKMQYLKISLQGEAARLVINLSASGENFDIAWTLLNSRYENKRSLISAQLDRISSCKPLKAKSAQGLRALQTTLLEALGALRALDCEVDKWDPLLLHQVTKMLDAETREDWELSIGSLNDYPTMTTFNKFLDNRTRALENLSTNTHYEHNKENQRVYATTSRRNTAKNIAHATTYNPTHQIDCLICKEQHLLSKCDKYLRMNAKDRNNLISKGKRCFNCLGSHQVKHCKSTRRCLSCGQARSSNTQTSEADTVSVHLTETAVPTHSITLLATCRALLRKKDGEFLVVRLLLDQGAEKSLIEEDTVRQAGLKRYSDSTALLGIGGVMSGKTRGRVTIQLNSIYDKGVKCTIDVLILPRLTASIPPFNLKRRTWPHIKELLLADPDYASKGSINIIIGADHFGLIIKYGLIKGDASTPLAQETIFGWALSGPISLEPKLSTSINVHHYTSNLDLKNLISKFWNQEEIHSTIMLKRDPGEEKCEQHFVATHSRDETGRYVVRLPFKEDPITLGESKVRALGCLKRMTQRFVKEPSYHDMYAGVMNELKKMGHMIKANHSEENAHPSYYLAHHGVVREESRTTKLRVVFNGSGKTDLNRSLNDFLYTGERLHTDITEILLWIRTHKILFATDIQKMFRQIRLNEKDWDFQRIWWQEEDGCFNIYKLTTVTFGLNCAPFLALRTLQQLIEDEGCRYPLAITPMSKGRYVDDIFGGAETITEAEETIQQLIKLCQAGHFPLQKWNCNVPEILPDQSGNTSAIVEPDATYQKILGLIWVPDTDLFCFSVKTSNANLITKRVIASEIAKLYDPIGLSAPILIRAKIMLQELWCLKIDWDDPLPHVLEERWKQFRNELLDLNQLTIPRWIKNARSHSVIELHGFADASQQAMAAVLYARVTAYDGTVTTQLICAKTKVAPIKRLSIPRLELTAALILTRLIKVNIRALDLPVNDIFCWSDSAVTIAWVNSSPTRWKEYVQNRVAEIHNLLPDSKWNFIPGKENPADCATRGIKAHQLIQNQLWWKGPEWLARSIEYWPSQKTKLRLPSNCNVEERANKIMVATVNTLSYWNLLDKYSSFIKLVRVIATCLRFKDALQKKQKSSPKHYPLTVEEIEHSKRKIIAYIQGIWFPHEFKLLSRNMSLPNSNALLRLTPFIDGEGLIRVGGRLQNAPIDEASKHPIILPKKSPVTTLIINDAHRRTLHGGTQLTLSYTRLKYWIVGGRATIRSHILKCVRCTRYRALRAKQLMGQLPRTRVTPSRPFLNTGLDYAGPITLKTWKGRAARTYKGYLAIFICMVSSAVHIEVVTDYTSSGFLAAFKRFIGRRGICATLHSDCGTNFTGANAELRKLFDSTSSELKNLASLLANDGTLWKVNPPSAPHFGGKWESSVKSVKFHLKRLLGDITLTYEELNTVIIQVEAVLNSRPICPLTEDAEDLSVLTPSHFLIGESLSVVPEPDLSNEPLSRLSRWQKLRQIIDLFWRKWSQEYIQRLQAKAKWHHPSNEIKEGSMVLLVDDRYPPGKWPLARVVKTHPGEDGLIRVVTLKTAVSTFKRPIAKICILSIDTTEDYSTKALSKAGESISEN; the protein is encoded by the exons ATGACAACTGCAAACTCAAGAGTGGAATTGCAgaaatctttgttttctttaattcaaAATGCTACAAGTTTCGATGAAAGTGAGGAGGCTTGCACAAACCGACCGTTTTTACAAACTCGACTAGAGATACTAGAACAGAACTGGAGGAGCTTCAACGACAACCATGAAGCAATTTGTTTATCATTGTCAGGAAACTTGGTGGATCAGCAATATATTCGGGAAAAATACTTCGAGCGTGCTCAAGCCTTTTACGCATACGCACGATCCCAATTGATGTCTCAGCTTGAAAGTGTAGAGACACCCTCAATCGCGACGGACTCGGTTCTTTCGGAAAAGGGGGCAACAGCTTCAAAGTTCCCACGCAGCGCCTTGcccaaaataaaaataccgcCATTCTCAGGAGATTATAAAATGTGGAGAGCCTTCCGAGACTTATTTACATCGCTCATAATAAATAACCCTGAATTGTCATTGGTAGAGAAGATGCAGTATTTAAAGATAAGTCTACAGGGGGAAGCAGCCCGATTAGTAATTAACTTATCGGCCTCCGgtgaaaattttgatattgCTTGGACGCTCCTAAACTCCAGGTATGAAAATAAACGTTCATTGATATCAGCTCAGCTGGACAGAATAAGCAGCTGTAAACCGCTTAAAGCTAAGAGTGCCCAAGGTTTGAGGGCGTTACAAACAACATTATTAGAAGCTCTAGGTGCATTACGCGCATTAGACTGTGAAGTAGACAAATGGGATCCGCTGCTTCTCCATCAAGTTACGAAGATGCTGGACGCTGAAACACGTGAAGACTGGGAGCTTAGCATAGGATCATTGAATGATTATCCGACGATGACAACATTCAATAAATTCTTGGACAATCGTACTAGAGCTTTAGAAAATCTGAGTACAAATACACATTATGAACATAATAAGGAGAATCAACGCGTTTACGCAACCACTTCACGCCGAAACACGGCGAAAAATATTGCGCATGCTACCACCTACAACCCGACTCATCAAATTGATTGCCTAATTTGCAAGGAGCAACATCTTTTATCTAAATGTGATAAATACTTGAGGATGAACGCAAAGGATAGAAATAACTTAATTTCTAAAGGAAAAAGATGTTTTAATTGTTTGGGATCACACCAGGTAAAACATTGCAAATCTACAAGGAGATGCCTCTCGTGCGGAC AGGCAAGGTCAAGTAATACTCAAACAAGTGAAGCCGATACCGTCTCTGTCCACCTGACCGAAACAGCTGTACCGACACATTCTATAACACTTCTCGCCACGTGTAGAGCGCTACTGAGAAAAAAGGACGGTGAATTCCTGGTGGTCAGATTGTTACTGGACCAAGGTGCTGAGAAGTCCTTGATTGAGGAAGATACGGTGAGACAAGCTGGACTTAAGCGTTATTCAGATTCTACAGCCCTACTGGGTATTGGAGGAGTTATGTCAGGAAAGACAAGGGGACGCGTAACTATACAGCTAAATTCCATTTATGATAAGGGAGTAAAATGTACAATAGACGTTCTTATACTGCCACGCTTGACCGCTAGCATACCCCCTTTTAACCTCAAGAGACGTACATGGCCTCATATTAAGGAACTCCTTCTAGCTGATCCTGACTACGCGAGTAAAGGAAGCATCAACATTATTATTGGCGCCGACCATTTTggtttgataattaaatatggaCTAATCAAAGGAGATGCCTCGACTCCGTTGGCGCAGGAAACTATTTTTGGTTGGGCGCTTTCTGGTCCAATTTCTTTAGAGCCGAAACTATCTACCAGTATCAATGTACACCACTACACGAGTAATCtcgatttgaaaaatttgatttctaAATTCTGGAATCAGGAGGAAATTCACAGTACAATAATGCTAAAAAGAGATCCAGGAGAAGAGAAATGCGAGCAACATTTTGTGGCTACTCACTCACGTGACGAAACCGGACGCTACGTCGTCAGACTACCCTTCAAAGAGGATCCGATCACATTAGGAGAATCGAAAGTTAGAGCTCTAGGTTGCCTTAAAAGAATGACGCAAAGATTCGTGAAAGAACCCTCCTACCACGACATGTACGCCGGTGTTATGAATGAACTAAAGAAAATGGGTCATATGATTAAGGCGAATCATTCTGAAGAAAATGCCCATCCCAGCTATTATTTGGCACATCATGGAGTCGTTAGAGAGGAGAGTCGCACAACGAAATTGCGCGTTGTATTTAACGGTTCAGGCAAGACAGATCTTAATCGTTCGCTTAACGATTTTCTCTATACCGGGGAAAGACTACATACAGACATAACAGAAATCCTCCTGTGGATTCGCacacataaaattttatttgctacGGACATACAAAAGATGTTCAGGCAAATAAGACTTAACGAAAAGGACTGGGATTTCCAAAGAATATGGTGGCAAGAGGAAGATGGATGTTTCAACATTTACAAGCTTACTACAGTGACATTTGGGCTGAATTGTGCGCCGTTCCTTGCGTTACGCACCCTCCAGCAGTTGATAGAGGATGAAGGGTGTCGATACCCTTTGGCGATCACACCGATGAGTAAAGGAAGATATGTAGACGACATCTTCGGAGGCGCGGAGACTATCACGGAAGCTGAAGAGACCATACAACAGCTGATAAAACTATGCCAAGCGGGGCATTTCCCTCTACAAAAGTGGAATTGTAATGTTCCAGAGATTCTCCCTGATCAAAGCGGCAACACCTCAGCGATAGTCGAGCCAGACGCGACATATCAGAAAATCTTAGGTCTTATATGGGTGCCCGACACCGATCTCTTCTGTTTCTCAGTTAAGACCTCAAACGCCAACCTAATAACGAAACGAGTGATTGCTTCGGAAATAGCCAAGCTTTATGACCCTATTGGTTTAAGTGCTCCAATATTGATTCGAGCTAAAATCATGCTACAGGAATTATGGTGTTTAAAGATAGATTGGGACGATCCGTTACCACATGTTTTAGAGGAACGCTGGAAACAGTTTCGAAATGAACTATTAGACTTGAATCAACTAACTATTCCAAGATGGATAAAAAACGCCCGTTCTCACAGTGTCATAGAATTACATGGATTCGCTGATGCATCGCAACAGGCGATGGCTGCAGTTCTTTATGCGAGAGTGACCGCATACGACGGTACCGTCACCACACAATTAATCTGTGCCAAGACGAAAGTGGCTCCTATCAAGAGACTGAGTATTCCAAGGCTAGAGCTTACAGCCGCTCTAATATtaacgcgtttaattaaagtaaatataagAGCTCTCGACTTGCCAGTGAATGATATATTCTGCTGGTCAGATTCTGCAGTCACAATTGCTTGGGTGAATTCCTCACCGACGCGTTGGAAGGAATACGTTCAAAATCGGGTGGCAGAGATTCACAATTTGCTTCCAGACAGCAAGTGGAATTTTATACCCGGCAAGGAAAACCCTGCCGACTGTGCGACTCGGGGAATTAAGGCGCATCAACTAATACAGAATCAGTTGTGGTGGAAAGGACCTGAGTGGTTAGCGAGATCAATCGAGTACTGGCCATCTCAAAAGACAAAATTAAGGTTACCTAGTAACTGCAATGTGGAAGAAAGGGCAAACAAGATTATGGTCGCTACGGTTAACACTCTCTCTTACTGGAATCTCCTGGATAAGTATTCATCCTTCATCAAGTTGGTGCGCGTTATTGCGACATGCTTACGATTCAAGGATGCGTTACAGAAAAAACAGAAATCATCTCCTAAACATTATCCGTTAACGGTAGAAGAAATCGAGCATagtaaaagaaagattatCGCATACATACAAGGGATTTGGTTTCCGCACGAATTCAAGCTTCTATCAAGAAATATGTCCTTGCCGAATTCTAACGCCTTATTACGCCTCACGCCTTTCATCGACGGGGAAGGTTTAATACGGGTCGGAGGACGCCTACAAAATGCGCCAATAGATGAAGCATCAAAGCATCCGATAATCTTGCCAAAAAAATCACCCGTCactactttaataattaatgatgcACACAGACGAACCTTACATGGAGGCACGCAACTTACGCTCAGTTACACCAGGTTGAAATACTGGATAGTAGGAGGCAGGGCTACAATTCGTTCTCACATCTTAAAGTGCGTACGTTGCACGCGTTATAGAGCCTTGAGGGCCAAACAATTGATGGGACAGTTGCCTCGGACTCGTGTTACTCCGTCAAGACCTTTCTTGAATACAGGATTGGATTACGCTGGCCCAATCACGTTAAAAACTTGGAAAGGGCGGGCGGCCCGAACATACAAGGGATACCTtgccatttttatttgtatggtCAGCTCAGCGGTCCACATAGAAGTAGTCACAGACTACACAAGTAGCGGCTTTTTAGCCGCATTCAAGCGTTTTATTGGAAGACGCGGTATTTGTGCCACCCTACACAGCGATTGCGGAACAAACTTTACGGGTGCCAACGCGGAGCTTAGAAAGCTCTTTGATTCAACTTCCAGTGAGTTAAAGAACCTTGCGTCGCTTTTAGCAAACGACGGCACTCTATGGAAAGTTAATCCGCCATCAGCTCCGCATTTCGGGGGAAAGTGGGAATCATCTGTTAAGTCAGTTAAATTCCACCTTAAACGACTACTTGGGGACATTACCTTAACTTACGAGGAGTTAAATACAGTTATTATTCAAGTTGAAGCGGTGCTCAATTCGAGACCCATATGCCCGTTAACAGAAGACGCAGAAGATCTTTCAGTCTTAACACCTAGCCATTTTTTGATTGGAGAATCACTTTCCGTTGTACCCGAACCGGATTTGTCCAACGAACCACTTTCCAGGTTGTCACGATGGCAAAAGTTGCGACAGATCATAGATCTCTTTTGGAGAAAATGGTCGCAAGAGTACATACAAAGACTTCAAGCAAAGGCGAAATGGCATCATCCgagtaatgaaataaaagaagggTCTATGGTGCTTCTGGTCGATGATAGATACCCTCCCGGGAAATGGCCGTTGGCGAGAGTAGTAAAAACACATCCCGGAGAAGATGGCTTAATAAGGGTTGTTACATTGAAAACAGCAGTTTCTACCTTCAAGCGCCCAATCGCTAAAATCTGCATTTTATCAATAGATACAACAGAGGATTATTCGACGAAAGCCTTGTCGAAGGCGGGCG AGTCAATAAGTGAAAATTGA